TAAAGGAATGAAAGGCTTGAATTCATCGGCCACATTGTTCACCATGTCTCCCGTAAATAAGACCAAATCCGGGTTTTGTTCATTAATTAAGTTGATAGCATGTTCGAGTTTACTTGGATCAGAAAAACTTCCACTGTGAACGTCTGAGATCTGTACAATTTTGTAGCCTTTGAAGCTTTTAGGAAGATTGGTGAAATTCATTCGTACCCTTCTTACTTTGTGGCGGTATTTACCAAACGTAATTCCATCAATGAATAAAGCGGATAGTACTCCGCCTAATCCCAATCCTGCCAAGCTTAAGAACTTTCTTCTTTCCGGAAAGAAATTTTCACTGGTAGATTGTGTTAAGCCAATTAAGTAACCTCCTGTTCTGAAAATATCATCAATCAACAAAAACAGAACGATGAAAATTTTAGGAAGAATAAAAACTAAAAACAAAGAGATCATAATTTGAGCTCTTGCAGTGCTTCTGTCGGCTCTGCTAAAATGAGTGACCTCATAAGCAAAAATACCATAAATGATTAAAGAAATTGCCCAATAACCGGTTCTTATCCAAAAGTTATCTGTCAGTGTTTTTATTGCCTGATAAATGTATATCTCCAGGAATAAAAAAATAGCGGCAATAATTAAAAAATTTCTCTGCATAATTAAATGTAAAAAAGCACAAAGAATAGTTTCCCTGTGCTTTTTATATTTTAAATTAAATAATATTAAGGAAATCTATAAACGATAGCATTGATGTTCATTCCGGCACCTACCGAAGTCATCACAATGTTACCTTTTTCTTTAAACGTTTGACCCTCCATTTTTCCTTTAATTATTAAATCATACATGGTAGGAATGGTTGCAACAGAGGAGTTACCGAAGTCCTGGATCGTCATTGGAGAGATAGAATGGTCGTAATCTTTCACATCAT
Above is a genomic segment from Chryseobacterium geocarposphaerae containing:
- a CDS encoding metallophosphoesterase, whose amino-acid sequence is MQRNFLIIAAIFLFLEIYIYQAIKTLTDNFWIRTGYWAISLIIYGIFAYEVTHFSRADRSTARAQIMISLFLVFILPKIFIVLFLLIDDIFRTGGYLIGLTQSTSENFFPERRKFLSLAGLGLGGVLSALFIDGITFGKYRHKVRRVRMNFTNLPKSFKGYKIVQISDVHSGSFSDPSKLEHAINLINEQNPDLVLFTGDMVNNVADEFKPFIPLFSKIKAKDGKFSVLGNHDYGDYVNWESADAKKQNLKTLIEYEKQAGFDMLRNEHRIIEKNGDKLYILGVENWGLKPFPQFGRLDDALKGVPESAPKILMSHDPTHFDYVVKKHPNNIHLTLSGHTHGMQFGLDLKNVKWSPVQYRYPKWADLYESEGKMLYVNRGFGVLGYPGRVGVLPEITLFELA